One Salvia splendens isolate huo1 chromosome 22, SspV2, whole genome shotgun sequence DNA segment encodes these proteins:
- the LOC121787836 gene encoding F-box protein At5g49610-like encodes MNTDVCTEILLHLPVESLLRFRAVCKFWCYVIDSPSFRERHINNNNNVVSDDMVRLELYFNNGQLRVLHNTKPLLTYKSDQLMGYEFSSYLDHQGLVRLYGPVMGLVCIYDMQLRRPIAICNPCLGQLRLLPPITTSSYSNPYPCEISKREVAIGFDEDYKVAQLLLCRRHSCLHGLMYSRKTDSWKDLAGVNGNLQICSISPMKQVCENGRFAHWYVVSCMGYSLVEAYILSLDMKNEVFRTIRLFQGHCNSTDIAVTYVADDEHSFWRLDLPRDPSRGWVRIYRSSFCESRYGGRIISWAPLTNVQFPFYEGLGLWRRTSCVFFKYWKYMFVFDYRACKYSYWPCYNHLPVLFKHRCSFVTLENVS; translated from the coding sequence ATGAACACTGATGTGTGCACAGAAATTCTCTTGCATCTGCCGGTGGAGTCTCTCTTGAGATTTAGAGCTGTCTGCAAATTCTGGTGCTACGTCATCGATTCTCCATCTTTTCGAGAACGGCACattaacaacaacaacaacgtcGTATCAGATGACATGGTACGTTTAGAGTTATATTTTAACAATGGTCAACTTCGAGTGCTACACAACACGAAGCCGTTATTGACTTATAAATCGGACCAATTGATGGGCTACGAGTTTAGTTCCTACCTTGATCATCAAGGTCTAGTTAGGTTATATGGGCCGGTCATGGGCCTCGTTTGCATCTACGACATGCAACTGAGGAGGCCCATAGCCATATGCAACCCTTGTCTAGGCCAACTCAGGCTTCTCCCACCGATTACAACCTCTTCCTATTCCAACCCTTACCCGTGCGAAATAAGCAAGCGTGAGGTTGCAATTGGTTTCGACGAAGATTACAAAGTGGCACAACTCCTTTTGTGCAGGAGACACTCCTGTCTCCATGGCCTTATGTACTCAAGAAAGACGGATTCTTGGAAGGACTTGGCCGGGGTCAATGGTAATCTACAAATTTGCTCTATCAGTCCCATGAAACAGGTGTGTGAAAATGGCCGCTTCGCACACTGGTATGTGGTGTCGTGTATGGGATATTCGCTTGTTGAGGCATACATACTAAGCTTGGACATGAAGAATGAAGTGTTTCGAACAATCAGGTTGTTCCAAGGACATTGTAATAGTACTGACATTGCTGTTACTTATGTTGCCGATGATGAGCACTCGTTTTGGCGCCTTGATTTACCTCGTGATCCATCACGTGGTTGGGTGAGGATCTATCGTTCATCGTTCTGTGAGTCGAGATATGGAGGAAGGATTATATCATGGGCTCCTTTGACGAATGTGCAATTTCCTTTCTATGAGGGGTTAGGGTTATGGAGGAGGACtagttgtgttttttttaagtattggAAGTACATGTTTGTGTTTGATTATCGTGCTTGCAAGTATAGTTATTGGCCATGTTATAATCACTTGCCAGTTTTATTTAAGCATAGATGTAGTTTTGTTACGCTTGAGAACGTGTCTTag